A segment of the Armatimonadota bacterium genome:
CGGATCGCAAAATGCACTTCGGGAGCTACAGCGCCTTCTCTCAAGGGCTGCCTGTCCGGCTGGATTTCCGATGCGCCGGAGTAGTACGGGATCGCTTCCCAGCCATGGTCCTCAATGAGACATGCCAGCTCATACATTGGCAGTTGGATAAACTGCATGTTGAGCAGTCCGCAGTAGTCGAACGTGGTGTAGGACGGCCAGTAGGTCCCCTCTTCAACGCCTCGCCATCCGCCGCGTAATATACGCTTACCAACGACGATGATTGAGCGGGCCTCGGGATAGATCGACGACGGGTGCATGCGGGCCGGCGCACCGTCGAAGCGCTCGATGTTCGCCACACCTATCAGGTCCAGCCCTTGAGAATACGCGAACTCTTTCAGTTGCTCCTTTGTAAGCGTCTCCATCTTACATCTCCTCCGGCCGGAGTGAACGCGTCTCGTGAACGATTGCCCATGGCTTTCGCACTCTGAAGGGATTACGGAACGCCCTGGTCAGGCGGCCTTCCTTTTCCAGATAATCTATGCAACTTCGAGTGCACAAGGCTCCATAGCGCTCCGTTTTGGCTGAGGGGTAGTCGCTGTTGAGGTTTGCGCCATTTTTACATTCACGGCACTTGGAGTCATCTATCGAAGCTACGAGCATGTCTTTGCCGCAGATAGTGATCGTTTTCTCGCCGTCCGCGCTGATCGCTCCGTTGGGACAGAACTTTACATGATCGCGGCAGTGGCTGCAGACACTGTCTTTGAGCAGGTCATCCGGTTCCAGCTCCGCGGTGGTCAAGACTATCTGCAGGCGCTGCCTCGGACCGAACTCCGGGGTCAGGAACATGCCGCAGTAACCGATCTCGCCTACCCCGGCGCGCACCGCCGCATCCGTTACATCAATCATAACATTAGGCGCGGGCTGGTCCGGCCTGACTGCTATGCCCATCGGAGGAACCTCAACAGGCAGGTCCTGAATAGGAACGGCTTCCCAGCCGTTATCCTCGATGAACTCCGCGACACGAAATGTAGCCGTCGCCAGAACGCGCATCTTGAGCCATGCACTGCCATAGTAGTAATAGTTATCGAACTGGGTGCCCTCTTCGACCCCGCGAAGTGTGCCACGCGTAATCCGTTTGCCTATCACTATGACCGAGCGCACCCCGGGCTGGATCGAGTCGGGATGATGCTGGGCCGGAAGTCTCTCGAAACGTTCTATCGGGGCTATGCCGATAAGATCGGCTCCAGCAGTTTTTGCAAATGTTTTGAGTTGGTTTGTCAGTGTCTCCATTACCGCCTCCATAAGTTTCACCGTCTTCAGTCTAGCGCGGTTATGGAAACAGCGGCAACACAGGATTTTACCCAGGCTGAACATGTTTTGACCGATATTCGCTGGGTGACGCGCACTCAACGGCTCGAAAGACTCTTCCGAAGTGCTGCACGCTTCCGAATCCGACTCGGAATGCGATATCGGTGATGGAAAGGTTTTGGTCCAGCAGCAGGCGCCGGGCTTTCTCTATCCGAAGCCGGTTTATATGCTCGACCACTCCGACGCCCATTGATTTCTTGAACGCGCGGCTCAGGTATGAAGCGTTTACTCCCAGTTTGCGAGCCAGATAGTGCAGGCCAAGGTCGGGATCGTATAAATCGCCTTTTATAAGCGAGTCCGCTATGGAAGAAAGCTGGTTTGCAGATGAGTAAAAGCGCGCATGGACCTTGGCAGTAAAGCTCACGGCAGCCTCTTCAAGCAAATCTTTTAGACGGGCGTAGTCATAAGTCGTCGAGATCTCGTTTAGATAACGCTCCGAATCGGCGGCGGCCTCGGTAGACTCCACACCGACCTCTATCGCCCCCTGCGCCATCAGTATAACCATGCTCTGCAGGATCGGTCGAAGATATATCAGACCCAGATAGCTTGTCGTAAAGAGGGCGTGCGAAACATCGTTCATCACAGGCCGGACCAGCGTCTCGTCACCGCTGCGTACGAGCCGATACAGACTTTCGCCCAGACGCCAGTATGTAGTCAGAAACGGAGATGGAGACATAGCGGCTTCATCATACACAAACACTCGATTGCTGCCCCACCGGACCTTGCCGCGCTGCGCTACGACGGCAAGCTGCGCTGCATACCTCCATGACTGCATCGACTCTTCGGTCAAAAATGCAACGCCTATGGTTACTGAGAGTGATGAAGATTCATTGATCCTTTTAAGGAGCGAGTTCATCTGGTTGATAAGCTCAGTCTGCAAAAGGCTGTCGAGCTTTCCGCACCAGTAGAGAGAGTTGGCATGGGCAAAACCGAGCAGCGCCCGCCTCTGCTGCGGCAGGTAGGAACATATCACACTTTTGACCGCCTTAAGAGCGCCGCGGCGGTCATCGGACGAGAGGGTGTGATAATCATCCAGACACAGGCAAACGACATAGTCAGGATAATCGCCGCCCAGCGCTTTTTCATGGATACCCGCTACGGTGAGCGCCGGGTCCTCCGTATCGTCCGAAGATAGCTCGGGATAGACCATATGGTTCCAAAACACGCCGTTCCACATAGACTCGTCCATTCGTCAGCCTCCAAAATATTGTTCGACTGCAATGATGGCATTACCTTGCTTTATATAAAAGCTCATGCTTGTTTCCCATTCAAGTCCGCTTGGGTAAACCTTCTCTAGTCTCTCTGGAATTCAATTTCAATCCCTCCAGGTATGATACCTGGAGGGATATCGACTATCGCTCAGAGATGCCGAGGAGGTAAGGGAACATGGCTGACATCAGAGAGTTATCCGCCGATGAGCTGACTCATACCTGCAATCCTGATGATCTGGAGTTCGAAAGCACCGCCGATATCGCCCCGCTCGAAGGAACAGTCGGCCAGGAGCGCGCGGTGAGTGCAGTAGACTTCGGGCTTGGGATACGCACACACGGGTTTAATATATATGTCGCCGGCAAGCCTGGCACGGGCAGAAACTCCAGCGTGCTGGCGCATATAAACGCCAAGGCTAAAAACGAACCCCCTCCAAAAGACTGGTGTTATGTCAACAACTTTGCCGACCCGTATCATCCTAAAGCAATAGGAGTGGCTTCAGGCAAGGGAACGGAACTCTCCGATGACATGGACGAGTTCATAAAAGCCGCCCGTGAAGAGCTGCCGCGCGCATTTGAAAGTGAAAATTATGGAAAACGCAAAAGTGAAATAATGGACGATATCCAGCACAGGCGCGAGGCTCTATTGGTTGAGCTTCAGAAAGAAGCTGCCGATCTGGGGTTTAGTATAGAGGCGACTCCTGTCGGGATAGCCTCGGTCCCGCTTACTCCAGAAGGCCGCGCATATAATCGAGATGAATATGACGCCCTCCCCGATGAGAGGAAACAGAATATCAAACAGCGCGGGCAGAAACTGCAGGAGAGCACCAACCAGTTCGTCTCACGCTCGCGCGGGCTGGAAAAGGAAGCTCAGGACAAGGTCCGTAATCTTGACCGGGAGATAGCGCTTTTTGCTGTCGGCCATCTACTTGAAGCCCTTCGAGCGAAATATCAGATGTGCAACGGCTTCGGCGACTGCAAAGCCATCCTTGATTATCTCAATGAAGTCGAAAACGATATAGTCGAACACCTTGATGACTTTCGCTCGCAAGAAAAGAAAGTCCAGCCCGGCATGCCTCCTGCTTTCGAAGAATTGGCAGAATCCACATATGATCGATACAAGGTAAACGTCTTTCTCACGCAAAAGGATCACGACGGCGCGCCGGTGATCCGTGAGAACAACCCTACATACAATAATCTGCTCGGCAAGATCGAATACAAATCGCGGTTCGGGTTCGTGAGCACCGA
Coding sequences within it:
- a CDS encoding helix-turn-helix transcriptional regulator; this translates as MDESMWNGVFWNHMVYPELSSDDTEDPALTVAGIHEKALGGDYPDYVVCLCLDDYHTLSSDDRRGALKAVKSVICSYLPQQRRALLGFAHANSLYWCGKLDSLLQTELINQMNSLLKRINESSSLSVTIGVAFLTEESMQSWRYAAQLAVVAQRGKVRWGSNRVFVYDEAAMSPSPFLTTYWRLGESLYRLVRSGDETLVRPVMNDVSHALFTTSYLGLIYLRPILQSMVILMAQGAIEVGVESTEAAADSERYLNEISTTYDYARLKDLLEEAAVSFTAKVHARFYSSANQLSSIADSLIKGDLYDPDLGLHYLARKLGVNASYLSRAFKKSMGVGVVEHINRLRIEKARRLLLDQNLSITDIAFRVGFGSVQHFGRVFRAVECASPSEYRSKHVQPG